One genomic segment of uncultured Methanobrevibacter sp. includes these proteins:
- the rnp3 gene encoding ribonuclease P protein component 3 gives MFFDLNVKGSGLENNIKMAKQASDYGWEHINFSYGQNDFRDALDLKDELNDNLDGIIDFDYTLEVKSTNINEIRKAVNKFRDKALCISVVGGDLKVNRAVLENIRIDVLSRPYLKRHDSGLNHVLAKEALNNNVAVEVCFNDILKSYLTPRAKVISNFRDIYTLYRKFDFPLVLSSGARSIFDIRTTHDFMAVFRQTGLSDDEIEKSFNTSHDILKNNKNRSDLIFRGVRRVDDEA, from the coding sequence ATGTTTTTTGATTTAAACGTTAAGGGTAGTGGCCTTGAAAATAATATAAAAATGGCCAAACAGGCTTCTGATTACGGTTGGGAGCATATTAACTTTTCTTATGGTCAAAATGATTTTCGTGATGCCCTGGATTTAAAGGATGAATTAAATGATAATTTGGATGGTATCATCGATTTTGACTATACTCTGGAGGTTAAATCAACAAACATTAATGAAATCAGAAAGGCTGTAAACAAATTCAGGGACAAGGCATTGTGCATATCTGTTGTTGGAGGCGATTTGAAGGTCAACAGGGCCGTTTTGGAAAACATCAGAATTGACGTGCTCTCACGCCCGTATCTTAAAAGACACGATTCCGGTTTGAATCATGTGCTGGCTAAGGAGGCCCTTAACAATAATGTTGCAGTTGAGGTGTGCTTCAATGATATTTTGAAAAGTTATCTGACTCCAAGGGCCAAGGTTATTTCAAACTTTAGGGATATCTACACATTATACAGGAAATTCGATTTTCCACTAGTTTTATCCTCAGGTGCACGGTCCATTTTTGATATTAGAACCACCCATGATTTTATGGCGGTATTCAGACAGACAGGATTGTCTGATGATGAGATTGAAAAGTCATTCAACACCTCTCATGATATTCTAAAAAACAATAAAAACAGGTCTGATCTTATTTTCAGAGGTGTCAGGAGGGTTGATGATGAAGCTTAA
- a CDS encoding Rpp14/Pop5 family protein: protein MKLKVLPPTLRKNNRYLTLDIKCDSEINKDELVGLVWDTCVRFQGECMTSNFNLWVMRFYEFEKNDDYIHYKSIIRCQRDITDEVRSSLALVRKYNGKLISITTIGMSGTINASQKFI from the coding sequence ATGAAGCTTAAGGTCCTTCCACCTACACTGAGAAAAAACAATAGATATCTGACACTGGATATCAAATGCGATTCAGAAATTAACAAGGATGAACTTGTCGGCCTTGTGTGGGACACCTGTGTTCGATTTCAGGGTGAATGCATGACTTCCAATTTTAATTTATGGGTGATGAGATTCTATGAATTTGAAAAGAATGATGATTATATCCATTACAAATCAATTATCAGATGCCAAAGGGATATCACTGATGAGGTCCGATCTTCACTAGCATTGGTTAGGAAATACAACGGCAAACTGATTTCCATCACTACCATAGGAATGTCCGGAACAATAAATGCATCACAAAAATTCATTTAA